The following coding sequences are from one Brienomyrus brachyistius isolate T26 chromosome 2, BBRACH_0.4, whole genome shotgun sequence window:
- the LOC125715316 gene encoding uncharacterized protein LOC125715316 gives MYPKSLQDVIEGEVVGQGYHSLVKQIQARIENVKRSTSPVLQKRKQGGSDDTDEVTPEKRASVQDTYGCIKWDMKFLPVSETLETQQEKKERMKILSEQISFSHEEVKTLMKCTYYSQRKAINSGADMQTLKEEWPYLFQAIGMTVHFKELTGVPLKETFLTSLEKKGKRLLDFLKTTCADKSKRVLEAVIELQRGQLKGCSEDLKDMMLLLLSYFDEKEETLFHYADETCLAKEVQVESLPVTPCIIGCGSSCFASRLFMLSIDHKVVNDQMTDFISAICLMLGSYYCLNIHYPLELGSTLEFLQRVKGGGTAKTQESLSRH, from the exons ATGTATCCCAAGTCACTGCAGGATGTCATAGAGGGGGAAGTGGTAGGACAGGGGTACCACTCTTTGGTAAAACAGATTCAGGCACGAATTGAAAATGTGAAGAGGTCTACTTCACCAGTGTTACAGAAGCGCAAACAGGGAGGATCAGATGACACCGATGAAGTCACACCTGAAAAGCGAGCATCTGTTCAAGACACATATGGCTGCATAAAGTGGGACATGAAGTTTTTGCCAGTCAGTGAGACACTGGAAACCCAGCAGGAGAAGAAGGAACGTATGAAGATTCTCAGTGAACAGATAAGCTTCAGTCATGAAGAAGTAAAAACTCTAATGAAATGCACCTACTACTCTCAGCGCAAAGCAATAAACAGCGGAGCAGACATGCAAACCCTCAAAGAAGAGTGGCCTTATTTGTTTCAGGCGATTGGAATGACAGTCCATTTTAAAGAACTTACTGGGGTACCGCTGAAAGAGACTTTCCTCACCAGTCTAGAAAAGAAGGGAAAACGGcttctggactttctgaaaaccactTGTGCAGACAAGAGCAAGCGTGTCTTGGAGGCTGTCATAGAACTGCAGAGGGGACAGCTGAAGGGCTGCTCAGAAGACCTGAAAGATATgatgctcctcctcctctcctatTTCGATGAAAAAGAGGAGACCCTCTTCCACTATGCTGATGAAACATGTCTGGCAAAAGAAGTCCAAGTGGAAAGCCTGCCTGTGACACCATGTATCATTGGTTGTG GATCCTCCTGCTTTGCATCAAGACTGTTCATGCTCAGCATTGACCACAAAGTTGTAAATGACCAAATGACTGACTTCATCTCTGCAATCTGTCTGATGCTTGGTAGCTACTACTGCCTGAACATCCACTATCCCCTGGAACTTGGCTCCACACTTGAATTCCTTCAGAG GGTTAAGGGTGGTGGCACAGCTAAGACCCAAGAGTCTCTTTCAAG ACACTGA